A genome region from Microplitis demolitor isolate Queensland-Clemson2020A chromosome 1, iyMicDemo2.1a, whole genome shotgun sequence includes the following:
- the LOC103580178 gene encoding prenylcysteine oxidase 1 — protein sequence MYLFKFLKIIVMFKKSFIFYLTSLVIFSNFIYGKDCTPKIAIIGGGIGGASASHYLSDLFNYNVDIDLFEADKIGGRLATLNINDDEYETGGSIIHSRNKLMRKFVQLLKLEDRPSEQNMIAGIWNGDKFVFEESSYQLISLVKLFYRYGLEPFKLHRLINSILDEFDQIYELQNAGVGFENITSLLAGMNNKFPEMLEISSKDFLLNQGYSSLLIDELVETTLVVNYGQDTDVHSFVGFVSLAGAGYSLWSVKGGNKKVPENLIKINKRVKVIPAVVNKINYAPKDDGSPGYHVYYNTGKSEDTWKTYDVVIIATPLTHDQKMPINFGGFPEDVNFEFAGNYQTTYATFVQGSLNPGYFRLEESIDGILSCDPNKTIVSSLGKLTTVQGVNSNVWKIFSRNPLEINIINEMFQQVQLIKEIKWKAYPKYSTIQSNNNFKLYNSLYHVNAIEWAASAMEMSAIGGRNVAILIYNDYKKKCNISTYESSKKKLENKSTNEL from the exons atgtatttatttaaatttttaaaaattattgtaatgtttaaaaaaagttttattttttatttaacaagtcTTGTAATATTtagcaattttatttatggaaaaGACTGTACTCCAAAgatag CAATAATTGGAGGAGGAATTGGTGGAGCATCAGCCTCTCACTATCTctcagatttatttaattacaatgtagatattgatttatttgaagcTGATAAAATTGGTGGACGACTGGCGACATTGAACATAAACGATGATGAGTATGAAACCGGTGGTTCTATTATTCATtctagaaataaattaatgagaaaatttgTCCAGCTTCTta aactTGAAGATCGGCCTTCTGAACAAAATATGATTGCTGGTATCTGGAATGGAGATAAATTTGTCTTTGAAGAAAGttcttatcaattaatttcattagttaaattattttatagatatgGACTTGAACCATTTAAACTCCACAg gttgataaattcaattctTGATGAGTTTGATCAGATATACGAACTTCAAAACGCTGGAGTAGGGTTTGAAAATATCACAAGTTTACTGGCCGGaatgaacaataaatttcCGGAAATGTTAGAAATTTCGTCAAAAGATTTTCTGTTAAATCAAGGATACTCTTCACTTCTAATTGATGAATTAGTTGAGACAACGTTGGTAGTCAATTATGGTCAGGATACTGACGTTCATAGTTTTGTTGGATTTGTATCACTCGCTGGCGCAGGATATTCTCTGTGGTCTGTAAAAggaggaaataaaaaa gtACCAGAGAATCTTATCAAGATTAATAAGAGAGTAAAAGTTATTCCTGCagtagttaataaaataaattatgctCCCAAAGACGATGGATCTCCTGGATATCACGTCTACTATAACACAG GAAAATCTGAAGACACATGGAAAACTTACGACGTTGTAATCATTGCAACGCCACTGACTCACGATCAAAAAATGCCGATAAATTTCGGTGGTTTTCCAGAAgatgtaaattttgaattcgctGGAAATTATCAGACGACTTATGCAACATTTGTCCAGGGCTCACTCAATCCAGGTTATTTTAGACTAGAGGAATCAATAGACGGCATCTTGAGTTGCGATCCCAATAAAACAATTGTCAGCTCACTTGGAAAATTGACTACCGTTCAAGGTGTTAATTCGAATgtatggaaaatattttcacgAAATCCActggaaataaatattattaatgaaatgtTCCAACAA GTACAgctaattaaagaaattaaatggaaGGCGTACCCGAAATACTCAACAATacaatctaataataatttcaagcTCTATAATTCTCTGTACCATGTTAATGCCATTGAATGGGCCGCAAGTGCCATGGAAATGAGTGCTATCGGCGGTAGGAATGttgcaattttaatttacaatgattacaaaaaaaagtgcaATATTTCTACCTATGAGtcgagcaaaaaaaaattggaaaataaatcTACCAatgaattgtaa